TTATTGTTGTTGCGTCATTATTTCATGTCGAAATATTGATCCCCACTTTTTCCTGTTGCCCAGAAGACTGGGAACCGGGTTTAGTGACCACCATAGCCCAGGGAATAGTCCTTTCTTGGCTGATTATTCTCTCCAAAACGTTCATGATCTACTTTGAATACAGTAGGATTTCCGAACGTGAAAAAGCGCTTATCCAAAAGGAGCTCGCCCAATCGAAATTTGAAAGTTTGAAAGATCAAATCAAGCCACACTTTCTGTTTAATAGTTTTAGTGTATTGAGTACTGTCATTGAAGATGACCCAAAACTAGCCGTAGAATTCGTGTCAAAACTCTCTAAAATCTATCGTTACGTACTAGACACCAATAACCAGATAGTTTCGCTCGAAAAAGAACTAGAGTATTTAGACCACTACACTTTTCTTTTAAAAATCAGGCATATCGATAGTTTAGTTGTCAATATTAACTTAGACGTCAATAGAGAAAAGTTTAAAATCCCGATCCTATCTATGCAAATGCTCATAGAAAATGCTTTAAAACACAACTACTTTTCTAAAGAGCAACCATTGGAGATAAATGTTTATCATGAAGAAGAATACATAGTAGTCCAGAATAACATCAATAAGAGATCAATCACAGAAAAACCAACCAAAATTGGCCTTGACAATATTAACAACCGCTATTTAATGTTGATCGACAAGCCCATCATAGTCAATCAAAAGGATGGTTTCTTCACCGTTAAGCTCCCACTTATCCACCAAGATCAAACCACTGCATGAAAGCTGTAATTATAGAAGATGAAGCGCTTTCGGCGAAAAGGCTAGATAAACTGGTCAAAGAATCTCTACCAAGTATTGAAGTGATCGCTATACTTGAATCCGTCAATCAGGCGCTCGCTTGGTTTAATGAAAACACCTATCCCGATCTAATCTTTTTAGATATACAATTAAACGACGGTACAGGCTTTGAAATTCTGAAGAAACTGGATGGCTATCCGCATATAATTTTTACCACAGCTTATGAACAGTATGCTCTTGACGCCTTCAAGTTCAACAGTATTGATTACCTCCTAAAACCAATCGATAAAAGTGAGTTGATCAATGCTTATGACAAATTAGAACAGATACATAGAACAGAAGAAAGTGCTTACCATGATAAGATTGAGGCACTAAGCAAGCACTTTTTACCTACTTTTCGGGAGCGTTTCTTAGTGAAAGTAGGCATGCAATTCAAAAGTATTGCTACTCAAGACATCGCTTATTTCTACTACGATGATGGTCTCAGCTATTTACAGACAAACAATCAGTGCTTGCCCATTGACTACACGCTCGATCAGCTAATCAATGAACTAAACCCTAAAGAATTTTTCCGCATTAATCGCCAATTCATCGTAAGTCTTAACGCTGTCAAAGAAATCCATTCTTATTTCAATAGTCGACTTTTACTGACGCTTGAACCAAATACAGATACTGAAGTGGTAGTTAGCCGAGAAAGGGTATTAAGTTTTAAGCTTTGGGCTGGGCAGTAATTAAAGTTTGAGCCCTCCATACTTGGACAGCGTTTTTGCCGTAGCCACTATGGCATCGCTATTTGGTCTAGGTGTCCAGCCAAGCAATTGAAATCCTTTTTTACTGACATTTACGCGTTTTTTATCTAGTTCAAAACTTACAGATTTCACTTCGCGATCAAAATTCGACAACGCTTTCACCATCCAAACAGGGATATCTTTATCTGAAACTCGCCTTGATAAGTTCGGTACTTTTTCCTTCAGCACTTTAGCGATATCTTTTACCCACATAAAATCATTCGCTGCCATAAAGCGCTCCCCTTTCGCCTTCGGGTGGGTCATAGCTACAATATGTAAAGCTGCCACATCACGCACATCTACTACAGGCCATCCAATCTTAGGGTTTCCTGGAAAGGCACCATCCAACAGTTTCTTCACCACCATAGCTGAAGTGCCAAAATCGGCTTCTAAAATTGGCCCAAGAACCAACCCAGGATTGATCACTGAGAGTTCTAAACCAGACTCATCCTTTTCCATAAACTCCCAAGCCGCTTTCTCGGCTAAGGTCTTACTTTTCGTATAAGCAGACTTGTCTTTCGGATGATTCGGGTTAGACCAATCCTCTTCGGTAAAACGCGTTCTGTTAGCTTCATGTCCATACATAATGGCTACAATGGATGAAGTAAGTACTAGTCTTTTTACCCCTGCCTCCGCAGCGAACTTCAAAACGCGCTTAGTACCCTCAACAGCAGGTACAATAATGTCACGTTCTCTTCTTGGCAAACGAGCAGGAATTGGCGATGCAGTATGGATAACATAGTCAACACCTTTGAGGGCATCCGCCCAACCATCATCGTTGAGTAATTCCAAGGCTACAAAAGATAAATTACTCAAGTCACTCACATGTTCAGCGTAAACCTCTCGCATGCGCTCAGCCCGCTTTAAGTCACGCATAGAACCCACCACTTCATGACCAGTATTCAATAGTTGCACAACTATGTGCGACCCAATAAAACCGGTAGCTCCCGTAACTAAAATTTTACTCATAAATCAGAAGTAGAAAATCCTGCGAAGACCAAAACTAATAAAAGCATTTTGCAAATACGCTATTAATCAAGGTAC
This is a stretch of genomic DNA from Roseivirga misakiensis. It encodes these proteins:
- a CDS encoding sensor histidine kinase, which produces MSKGKIYSIRVAIGLSVFLFYKVTSGHFLEWEPASFISVCFTLLVVLAVFEVLDYSARHLIRHYKTRLTEHKTLLKFFWGNCLVSAPIIVVASLFHVEILIPTFSCCPEDWEPGLVTTIAQGIVLSWLIILSKTFMIYFEYSRISEREKALIQKELAQSKFESLKDQIKPHFLFNSFSVLSTVIEDDPKLAVEFVSKLSKIYRYVLDTNNQIVSLEKELEYLDHYTFLLKIRHIDSLVVNINLDVNREKFKIPILSMQMLIENALKHNYFSKEQPLEINVYHEEEYIVVQNNINKRSITEKPTKIGLDNINNRYLMLIDKPIIVNQKDGFFTVKLPLIHQDQTTA
- a CDS encoding LytR/AlgR family response regulator transcription factor, with amino-acid sequence MKAVIIEDEALSAKRLDKLVKESLPSIEVIAILESVNQALAWFNENTYPDLIFLDIQLNDGTGFEILKKLDGYPHIIFTTAYEQYALDAFKFNSIDYLLKPIDKSELINAYDKLEQIHRTEESAYHDKIEALSKHFLPTFRERFLVKVGMQFKSIATQDIAYFYYDDGLSYLQTNNQCLPIDYTLDQLINELNPKEFFRINRQFIVSLNAVKEIHSYFNSRLLLTLEPNTDTEVVVSRERVLSFKLWAGQ
- a CDS encoding SDR family oxidoreductase; this translates as MSKILVTGATGFIGSHIVVQLLNTGHEVVGSMRDLKRAERMREVYAEHVSDLSNLSFVALELLNDDGWADALKGVDYVIHTASPIPARLPRRERDIIVPAVEGTKRVLKFAAEAGVKRLVLTSSIVAIMYGHEANRTRFTEEDWSNPNHPKDKSAYTKSKTLAEKAAWEFMEKDESGLELSVINPGLVLGPILEADFGTSAMVVKKLLDGAFPGNPKIGWPVVDVRDVAALHIVAMTHPKAKGERFMAANDFMWVKDIAKVLKEKVPNLSRRVSDKDIPVWMVKALSNFDREVKSVSFELDKKRVNVSKKGFQLLGWTPRPNSDAIVATAKTLSKYGGLKL